In Sulfitobacter sp. OXR-159, one DNA window encodes the following:
- a CDS encoding MipA/OmpV family protein — translation MRLALSLPLASCLAMVAALPVAAQDRSFNFALRGGVGAAPDYPGASSYRATPDLAFTFGSLEWGGRKIGTNIGEAPKTGFGFTGAFRYLGERDSSDHPELAGLEDIDAAVELGFGVVYREVNWQVFGKVRQGFGGHEGVTGDIGADVIFRPDERWTITAGPRFSLGNDTYADTYFGVDTATPTLAAYEAEGGLLGAGVEVQATYRLDEAWALEGAVAYQRLLNDAADSPITQAGSDDQWTMRIGVSRAFNWRF, via the coding sequence ATGCGTCTCGCCCTTTCTCTGCCCCTTGCTTCCTGCCTCGCCATGGTTGCCGCGCTGCCGGTTGCGGCGCAGGACCGTTCCTTCAACTTCGCCCTGCGCGGCGGGGTGGGGGCGGCACCGGATTATCCGGGCGCCAGCAGCTACCGCGCGACGCCGGATTTGGCCTTTACCTTTGGCTCGCTCGAATGGGGCGGGCGCAAGATCGGCACCAACATCGGTGAAGCGCCCAAAACCGGTTTCGGCTTTACTGGCGCGTTCCGCTATCTGGGCGAGCGTGACAGTTCCGATCACCCCGAACTGGCGGGGCTTGAGGACATCGATGCGGCGGTCGAACTTGGTTTCGGCGTGGTCTACCGCGAGGTGAACTGGCAGGTCTTCGGCAAAGTGCGTCAAGGGTTTGGCGGGCATGAAGGCGTGACCGGCGACATCGGCGCTGACGTAATTTTCCGCCCCGATGAGCGTTGGACCATCACTGCAGGCCCGCGTTTCAGCCTTGGCAATGACACCTACGCCGACACTTATTTCGGCGTCGACACGGCCACACCGACCTTGGCGGCCTATGAGGCCGAAGGCGGTCTGCTGGGCGCGGGCGTCGAAGTGCAGGCGACCTACCGTCTGGATGAGGCATGGGCGCTTGAGGGGGCCGTGGCCTATCAACGTCTGCTGAATGACGCCGCCGACAGCCCGATCACGCAGGCCGGTTCTGATGATCAATGGACCATGCGCATCGGCGTGAGCCGCGCGTTTAACTGGCGGTTCTAA
- a CDS encoding malic enzyme has protein sequence MGDKIGNKKKQAKAAAKPAAKAPSSVADIKPATPRK, from the coding sequence ATGGGTGACAAAATCGGCAACAAGAAGAAGCAAGCCAAGGCCGCGGCAAAACCCGCCGCCAAGGCTCCGTCCTCCGTCGCGGACATCAAGCCCGCCACGCCCCGTAAATAA